In Gemmatimonadota bacterium, a single genomic region encodes these proteins:
- a CDS encoding SMC family ATPase, with the protein MRLNSLHLVNFRQHADTRLEFDLGLTGIIGPNGAGKTTLLEAIAWALYGQSAARGTRDSIRFNRAAPRASVRVELDFELAGHRYRVVRGLTNAELYLDGADQPIANSLTAVSELLQRRLGMSRAEFFNTYFTGQKELNVMAAMGPSERAQFLSRVLGYEKLRGAQELVREQRKLIVAQLSGLRTMMPDPEVITRALAEARARRRAAELQLTAAEQRLQEAGLALGAMAPSWQEAQAAREQLQELVGELRVVESDEASRTRELERLDAELVEITTARTELETLAGELLPLATVAAEFRRFEDLAREEGRRLTLVEAERSLGEELARLRERREKIVRAPQLEEEVTETLERKRRELEESLGQLEARRTEWVRDRQEAETKRDALRRQYQELKGQRDKVLDLGEDGVCPTCTRILGESFRTVLDGLDEQLETITVDGRYYTTRLEQLEQMPAEVRQLDERRRELQIEVGTLERQLARVQGAVQEVAQLSRDLTAKETRHEQLARDLAAIPTGYDADRHQALRAETDRLAPLNDRATRLSTLLEREPRLLAERRAAWDDVTRLRTRAVELRRARETIAFSEQEYLELRERQDTTLADARSAEIAVATSKGEVQTASSALQHAERAQQEYERAQAAHEGLQVDKRLHDELDRAFSDLRTDLNHQLRPELSELASAFLAELTDHRYTELELDDQYNVIVLEDGQPKPVISGGEEDLANLVLRLAISQLIAERAGQSFSLLVLDEVFGSLDEVRRHNVVELLRRLSDRFEQVVLITHIESVREGLDRVITVEYDEESGSARVRQPEPELVGAIEGSLSLEEAGEEA; encoded by the coding sequence GTGAGGCTCAACTCCCTCCACCTCGTCAACTTCCGGCAGCACGCCGACACGCGCCTCGAGTTCGACCTCGGCCTCACCGGGATCATCGGGCCCAACGGCGCGGGCAAGACCACGCTCCTCGAGGCGATTGCCTGGGCCCTCTACGGCCAGAGCGCTGCGCGCGGGACACGGGACTCGATCCGCTTCAACCGGGCCGCGCCGCGCGCCTCGGTCAGGGTGGAGCTCGACTTCGAGCTCGCCGGTCATCGCTACCGCGTCGTGCGGGGGCTGACCAACGCCGAGCTGTACCTCGACGGCGCCGACCAGCCGATCGCCAACTCGCTCACGGCGGTGAGCGAGCTGCTGCAGCGTCGGCTGGGGATGTCGCGCGCGGAGTTCTTCAACACGTATTTCACCGGGCAGAAGGAGCTGAACGTGATGGCGGCCATGGGGCCGTCGGAGCGCGCGCAGTTCCTCTCGCGCGTGCTGGGGTACGAGAAGCTGCGCGGGGCGCAGGAGCTGGTGCGCGAGCAGCGCAAGCTGATCGTGGCGCAACTCTCGGGGCTGCGCACGATGATGCCCGACCCGGAGGTCATCACGCGCGCCCTCGCCGAGGCCCGCGCCCGGCGGCGTGCCGCAGAGCTGCAGCTGACGGCGGCGGAGCAGCGGCTCCAGGAGGCCGGGCTCGCACTGGGCGCCATGGCGCCCAGCTGGCAGGAGGCGCAGGCGGCGCGCGAGCAGCTGCAGGAGCTGGTGGGCGAGCTGCGCGTCGTCGAGAGCGACGAGGCGTCGCGCACCCGCGAGCTGGAGCGCCTCGACGCCGAGCTGGTGGAGATCACGACCGCGCGGACCGAGCTGGAGACCCTGGCCGGCGAGCTGTTGCCGCTGGCGACCGTGGCCGCCGAGTTCCGCCGGTTCGAGGACCTCGCGCGCGAGGAAGGGCGCCGCCTCACGCTGGTGGAAGCCGAGCGTTCGTTAGGCGAGGAGCTCGCCCGCCTGCGCGAGCGGCGGGAGAAGATCGTTCGCGCCCCGCAGCTCGAGGAAGAGGTCACCGAGACGCTGGAGCGCAAGCGCCGCGAGCTCGAGGAATCGTTAGGGCAGCTCGAGGCCCGCCGGACCGAGTGGGTGCGCGACCGGCAGGAGGCCGAGACCAAGCGCGATGCCCTGCGTCGCCAGTACCAGGAGCTCAAGGGACAGCGCGACAAGGTGCTCGACCTGGGCGAGGATGGCGTCTGCCCCACCTGCACCCGCATCCTCGGCGAGTCGTTCCGCACCGTGCTCGACGGGCTCGACGAGCAGCTCGAGACCATCACGGTCGATGGGCGCTACTACACGACGCGCCTCGAGCAACTCGAGCAGATGCCGGCCGAGGTGCGCCAGCTGGACGAGCGCCGCCGCGAGCTGCAAATCGAGGTGGGGACGCTCGAGCGCCAGCTGGCTCGCGTACAGGGGGCCGTCCAGGAGGTCGCGCAGCTCTCCCGCGACCTCACCGCCAAGGAGACGCGCCACGAGCAGCTGGCGCGCGACCTGGCCGCCATTCCCACCGGCTACGATGCCGATCGCCACCAGGCGCTGCGCGCCGAGACCGATCGCCTGGCCCCTCTCAACGACCGGGCCACGCGGCTGAGCACCCTGCTGGAGCGCGAGCCGCGACTGCTCGCCGAGCGACGGGCCGCGTGGGACGACGTCACGCGCCTGCGTACGCGCGCCGTCGAGCTGCGGCGCGCGCGCGAGACTATCGCCTTTTCGGAACAGGAGTACCTGGAGCTGCGCGAGCGCCAGGACACCACGCTCGCCGACGCCCGCAGTGCCGAGATCGCCGTCGCCACCTCCAAGGGCGAGGTGCAGACCGCGAGCTCTGCGCTGCAGCACGCCGAGCGTGCGCAGCAGGAATACGAACGGGCGCAGGCGGCGCACGAGGGGCTGCAGGTCGACAAGCGGCTGCACGATGAACTGGATCGTGCCTTCTCCGACCTGCGGACCGACCTGAACCACCAACTGCGCCCGGAGCTCTCGGAGCTGGCGAGCGCCTTCCTGGCCGAACTCACCGATCATCGGTACACGGAGCTCGAACTCGACGACCAGTACAACGTCATCGTGCTGGAGGATGGGCAGCCCAAGCCGGTGATCTCAGGGGGCGAGGAGGACCTCGCCAACCTCGTGCTGCGCCTCGCCATCTCGCAGCTGATCGCCGAGCGCGCCGGGCAGTCGTTCTCGCTGCTCGTCCTGGACGAGGTCTTCGGTTCGCTCGACGAGGTGCGACGCCACAACGTGGTGGAGTTGCTGCGGCGCCTCTCCGATCGTTTCGAGCAGGTGGTGCTCATCACGCACATCGAGTCGGTGCGCGAGGGGCTCGACCGCGTGATCACCGTGGAGTACGATGAGGAGAGCGGGAGCGCGCGGGTGCGGCAGCCCGAACCGGAGCTGGTTGGGGCGATCGAGGGATCGCTGTCGCTCGAAGAGGCGGGAGAGGAGGCCTAA
- a CDS encoding 6-carboxytetrahydropterin synthase produces MPVVTVTRRLRFNAAHRVHNPALSDAENTALFGKCNNPNWHGHNYALEVSVEGEVDPVTGYVIDLGALRDVVERTVIEHLDHRNLNLDVAFLRGINPTSENLVVAIWGVLQPHVHPGRLTKLRLWETENNYVDYDGR; encoded by the coding sequence ATGCCCGTCGTGACCGTGACGCGGCGCCTTCGCTTCAATGCGGCGCACCGCGTGCACAACCCCGCCCTCAGCGACGCCGAGAACACGGCGCTGTTCGGGAAGTGCAACAACCCGAATTGGCACGGACACAACTACGCCCTCGAGGTGTCGGTGGAGGGCGAGGTGGACCCGGTCACGGGCTACGTGATCGACCTCGGCGCACTGCGCGACGTCGTGGAGCGCACGGTCATCGAGCACCTGGATCACCGGAACCTGAACCTCGACGTGGCCTTCCTGCGCGGGATCAACCCGACGTCGGAGAACCTCGTCGTCGCCATCTGGGGTGTGCTGCAGCCGCACGTCCACCCGGGGCGCCTAACGAAGCTGCGACTGTGGGAGACGGAGAACAACTATGTCGATTACGACGGGCGCTGA
- the folE gene encoding GTP cyclohydrolase I FolE, whose amino-acid sequence MSITTGAEAARTRTPLTPLVVRADQIAGDDESPITDARGLEFENIVRRQLELLGEDPAREGLLRTPHRVAKAMAFLTHGYSQRVEDVVGEGVFAEAHENMVMVRDIELYSMCEHHMLPFFGKAHIAYIPNGKIVGLSKLPRIVDMFARRLQVQERLTGEIAEAIQDVLAPHGVGVVVEAYHLCMMMRGVEKQNSKTLTSALLGCFRDDARTRDEFLRLAHGSNGR is encoded by the coding sequence ATGTCGATTACGACGGGCGCTGAGGCGGCGCGCACGCGCACCCCGCTCACGCCGCTGGTGGTGCGCGCCGACCAGATCGCCGGCGACGACGAGTCGCCGATCACCGACGCGCGCGGCCTCGAGTTCGAGAACATCGTCCGCCGGCAGCTCGAGTTGCTGGGCGAGGATCCGGCGCGCGAGGGATTGCTGCGCACCCCGCATCGGGTGGCCAAGGCGATGGCCTTCCTCACCCATGGCTACTCGCAGCGGGTCGAGGATGTGGTGGGCGAAGGGGTCTTTGCCGAGGCGCACGAGAACATGGTGATGGTGCGTGACATCGAGCTGTACTCGATGTGCGAGCACCACATGCTCCCCTTCTTCGGGAAGGCGCACATCGCCTACATCCCGAACGGGAAGATCGTGGGGTTGAGCAAGCTGCCGCGCATCGTCGACATGTTCGCCCGTCGGCTGCAGGTGCAGGAACGGCTCACGGGCGAGATCGCCGAGGCCATCCAGGACGTGCTGGCGCCGCACGGCGTTGGCGTGGTCGTCGAGGCCTATCACCTGTGCATGATGATGCGCGGCGTGGAGAAGCAGAACTCCAAGACGCTGACGTCGGCGCTGCTCGGCTGCTTCCGCGACGACGCGCGCACGCGTGACGAGTTCCTGCGCCTGGCCCACGGCTCCAACGGGCGCTGA
- a CDS encoding tetratricopeptide repeat protein, with product MSWLSRLFGGGSEKSNRRLDYLSEALTLEKSGDLDAALTSYRLALREKPDDHKILMNMAIAYSRQSRWDEAIRCYKRALEVEPSLAGAHYGLAFLLIKRGEKDEAAVHLEAFLASPPKSADPANIEHARKALDELRAPQVDDSAESPEVEH from the coding sequence ATGTCATGGTTGAGCCGCCTGTTTGGCGGCGGGAGCGAGAAGAGCAATCGGCGCCTCGACTACCTCAGTGAGGCGCTGACCCTCGAGAAGTCGGGGGACCTCGACGCTGCCCTGACGTCGTATCGGCTCGCCCTCCGCGAAAAGCCCGACGACCACAAGATCCTGATGAACATGGCCATCGCCTACTCGCGCCAGTCGCGATGGGACGAGGCCATCCGGTGCTACAAGCGCGCCCTCGAGGTCGAACCGTCGCTCGCAGGAGCGCACTACGGGCTCGCCTTCCTGCTCATCAAGCGTGGCGAAAAGGACGAGGCGGCCGTGCATCTCGAGGCCTTCCTCGCCTCCCCGCCCAAGAGCGCCGATCCAGCCAACATCGAGCACGCGCGCAAGGCGCTCGATGAGCTGCGCGCGCCGCAGGTCGACGACTCGGCGGAGTCCCCCGAAGTCGAGCACTGA
- a CDS encoding long-chain fatty acid--CoA ligase: MYARGGPRPPEGTLTSLFLDALRKYDKPDAMLHRVAVNSWRPISHRTIHERVRRIALGLHELGIARGDRIAILSENRPEWAIADFACLTAGLTDVPIYPTLPAEQIPYILNDSGAVAIFVSNLAQAEKIATIREQVPGLRLVIAFDDSARAQSDLSLADVESRGAGIDTPAAAEAWEREARAVKPGDLATIIYTSGTTGAPKGVMLSHDNFWSNVRATADLLPMSGSEVALSFLPLCHIFERTGDYWFFLTGTSIAYVPSFDLVPICMQEVRPTIAMSVPRLYEKMYARVLENALSGSGTKKRIFFWARGVADRWADEKLSGREPSDFLAVQYAIAQRLVFSKLKARTGGRLRYFVSGGAPLANEINKFFYAAGLTILEGYGLTETSPVIGVNTPANFRIGTIGKPVDGVEVQIAADGEILTRGPHVMKGYWNKPEATAEAINGDGWFHTGDIGVIEDGFIRITDRKKDIIVTAGGKNIAPQPIENLIKTNKYVSQAVMIGDRRKFPVLLVVPNYDNLEKWAALKGLLWTDRAQLLQMPTVLAKMDKEVRKQLTGLASFETPKKIALLEHDFTVESGEMTPTLKVKRRVVDQNYKALINALYEEEVAV; encoded by the coding sequence ATGTACGCACGCGGAGGCCCACGCCCGCCGGAAGGGACGCTCACCTCACTCTTCCTGGATGCGCTGCGGAAGTACGACAAGCCCGACGCGATGCTGCACCGCGTGGCCGTCAACTCGTGGCGCCCGATCTCGCATCGCACGATTCACGAGCGGGTGCGGCGTATCGCGTTAGGCCTGCACGAACTGGGGATCGCGCGGGGCGACCGCATCGCCATCCTCTCGGAGAACCGCCCGGAGTGGGCGATCGCCGACTTCGCCTGCCTCACCGCCGGGCTGACCGACGTCCCGATCTACCCCACGCTCCCTGCTGAGCAGATCCCGTACATCCTGAACGACTCGGGAGCCGTCGCGATCTTCGTCTCGAACCTTGCACAGGCCGAGAAGATTGCGACGATCCGCGAGCAGGTGCCGGGGCTGCGCCTGGTGATCGCCTTCGACGACAGCGCGCGCGCGCAGTCGGACCTGTCGCTCGCCGACGTGGAATCGCGTGGCGCCGGGATCGACACGCCGGCGGCAGCCGAGGCGTGGGAGCGCGAGGCGCGTGCCGTGAAGCCGGGCGACCTCGCGACGATCATCTACACCTCCGGCACCACCGGCGCACCGAAAGGTGTGATGCTGTCGCACGACAACTTCTGGTCGAACGTGCGCGCGACCGCCGACCTCCTGCCGATGTCGGGGAGCGAAGTCGCCCTCTCGTTCCTCCCGCTCTGCCACATCTTCGAGCGCACCGGCGACTACTGGTTCTTCCTCACCGGGACATCGATCGCCTACGTCCCGTCGTTCGACCTGGTCCCCATCTGCATGCAGGAAGTGCGGCCGACGATCGCGATGTCGGTCCCGCGCCTCTACGAGAAGATGTACGCTCGCGTGCTGGAGAACGCGCTCTCCGGCAGTGGCACGAAGAAGCGGATCTTCTTCTGGGCCCGCGGGGTCGCCGACCGCTGGGCCGACGAGAAACTCTCGGGGCGCGAGCCCTCGGACTTCCTCGCCGTGCAGTACGCGATCGCGCAGCGGCTCGTCTTCTCCAAGCTCAAGGCGCGCACCGGCGGCCGGTTGCGCTACTTCGTCTCCGGCGGCGCCCCGCTCGCCAACGAGATCAACAAGTTCTTCTACGCCGCCGGTCTCACGATCCTCGAGGGGTACGGGCTCACCGAGACCTCGCCGGTGATCGGGGTGAATACCCCGGCCAACTTCCGCATCGGGACGATCGGCAAGCCGGTGGACGGCGTCGAGGTGCAGATTGCGGCTGACGGAGAGATCCTCACCCGCGGCCCGCACGTCATGAAGGGCTACTGGAACAAGCCCGAGGCGACGGCCGAGGCGATCAACGGCGACGGCTGGTTCCACACCGGCGACATCGGGGTGATCGAGGACGGCTTCATCCGCATCACCGACCGCAAGAAGGACATCATCGTCACCGCCGGCGGGAAGAACATCGCCCCGCAGCCCATCGAGAACCTGATCAAGACCAACAAGTACGTGAGCCAGGCGGTCATGATCGGCGACCGCCGCAAGTTCCCCGTCCTGCTCGTGGTCCCCAACTACGACAACCTGGAGAAGTGGGCCGCCCTCAAGGGGCTCCTCTGGACCGATCGTGCGCAGCTCCTCCAGATGCCCACCGTGCTGGCCAAGATGGACAAGGAGGTGCGCAAGCAGCTCACCGGGCTCGCCTCTTTCGAAACACCGAAGAAGATCGCGCTCCTCGAGCACGACTTCACCGTCGAGTCGGGGGAGATGACGCCCACGCTCAAGGTCAAGCGACGCGTCGTCGACCAGAACTACAAGGCGCTGATCAACGCGCTCTACGAGGAAGAGGTCGCCGTCTAG
- a CDS encoding ParA family protein → MGRVLAVVSQKGGVGKTTTSVNLAAAFARRGLKTLVIDVDPQGAVRYGIGLRRGHPTYGFADYLNGARSLREIILPTALPWLRVILAGSVSDSSDHSFYQQLIAETSVLKDLLATARERCDVVVVDTPPGLGAIVHRVLEASQHVIVPLQCEPLALQTTPQILRGIQEIVERNRDLTLDGLLLTMFEPTHPSSQRVADYVREHLPRNMVFDVVIPRTEAALEAFAAGQPVVLRTPADAAAQAYINLATLLSERFR, encoded by the coding sequence GTGGGGCGCGTCCTCGCGGTCGTCAGTCAGAAGGGAGGGGTCGGGAAAACCACGACGTCAGTGAACCTTGCCGCGGCCTTCGCCCGGCGCGGGCTCAAGACGCTCGTCATCGACGTCGACCCGCAGGGCGCCGTCCGGTATGGCATCGGCCTCCGACGCGGTCACCCGACGTACGGCTTCGCCGACTACCTCAACGGGGCGCGGTCGCTCCGGGAGATCATCCTCCCGACCGCCCTCCCCTGGCTGCGGGTGATCCTCGCCGGGTCGGTCTCCGACTCGTCCGATCACAGCTTCTACCAGCAGCTCATCGCCGAGACGTCGGTGCTCAAGGACCTGCTGGCGACCGCGCGGGAGCGCTGCGACGTGGTCGTCGTCGACACCCCCCCAGGGCTCGGCGCCATCGTGCATCGCGTCCTCGAGGCCAGCCAGCACGTCATCGTGCCGCTCCAGTGCGAACCGCTCGCGCTGCAGACGACCCCCCAGATTCTGCGGGGTATCCAGGAGATCGTGGAACGCAATCGCGACCTCACCCTGGACGGGCTGCTCCTGACGATGTTCGAACCGACCCACCCCTCGTCGCAGCGCGTCGCCGACTACGTGCGGGAGCACCTCCCCCGCAACATGGTCTTCGACGTCGTCATTCCGCGCACCGAGGCGGCGCTCGAGGCCTTCGCCGCCGGGCAACCGGTCGTGCTCCGAACGCCCGCCGACGCTGCAGCGCAGGCGTACATCAACCTCGCGACGCTGCTCTCGGAGCGGTTCCGGTGA
- a CDS encoding GNAT family N-acetyltransferase translates to MSTTSPWRSLRNISGPFPARLTDIDPLNRVFSDAFTERYRRDGMVGVRVPYLNPAIWRYAIEDAHGGAMLWRDERDEIVAFNIAHHSGVEGWMGPLAVRPEWQGSGVGRAVVQAGIDWLLDRNVKVLGLETMPRTMDNIGFYSRLGFSPGRLTITVTLEAATHDVAVPLLGALPPRDRDDVVAQCRRLTQEQLPGYDFSRELLLTLELGLGDVVLRYERGALVGFALFHSAPLVEGRSREELRVLKLALSREGDITAMAALLAGAARQAGTRRVAIRVQGEYTDAYRELISLGARVRWTDLRMVVAGRAESRAATGMVLSNWEI, encoded by the coding sequence ATGTCCACGACCAGCCCCTGGCGTTCGCTGCGCAACATCAGCGGCCCCTTCCCCGCGCGCCTGACGGACATCGATCCGCTCAACCGCGTCTTCAGCGACGCCTTCACCGAGCGCTATCGGCGCGACGGCATGGTCGGCGTGCGCGTGCCGTACCTCAACCCTGCCATCTGGCGCTACGCGATCGAGGATGCGCACGGCGGCGCGATGCTCTGGCGCGATGAGCGCGACGAGATCGTCGCCTTCAACATCGCGCATCACTCCGGCGTCGAGGGGTGGATGGGGCCACTCGCGGTGCGTCCGGAGTGGCAGGGGAGCGGGGTCGGGCGCGCCGTGGTGCAGGCTGGGATCGACTGGCTCCTGGACCGCAACGTGAAGGTGCTGGGACTGGAGACGATGCCGCGCACCATGGACAACATCGGCTTCTACTCCCGCCTGGGCTTCTCGCCCGGCCGCCTGACCATCACGGTGACGCTGGAGGCGGCGACGCACGATGTCGCGGTCCCACTCCTTGGGGCGCTGCCGCCGCGTGACCGCGACGACGTGGTCGCGCAGTGCCGTCGCCTGACCCAGGAGCAGCTGCCGGGCTACGACTTCTCGCGCGAGCTGCTGCTCACGCTCGAGTTGGGGTTGGGCGATGTGGTGCTGCGCTACGAGCGTGGTGCGCTGGTGGGCTTCGCGCTCTTCCACTCCGCGCCGCTCGTGGAGGGGCGCTCGCGCGAGGAACTCCGCGTGCTCAAGCTCGCGCTGTCACGCGAGGGCGACATCACGGCGATGGCCGCCTTGCTGGCCGGGGCGGCGCGCCAGGCCGGCACTCGGCGTGTGGCGATTCGCGTGCAGGGGGAGTACACCGACGCGTATCGCGAGTTGATCTCGCTCGGCGCCCGCGTGCGCTGGACCGACTTGCGCATGGTGGTGGCGGGTCGCGCCGAGTCGCGTGCGGCGACCGGGATGGTCCTGAGCAACTGGGAGATCTGA
- a CDS encoding PAS domain-containing protein, producing MSKPVAPTRPLDSISLRALEYCPDAIVVTMPDMELPGPTIVFVNKAFEHLTGYSRSEALGRNPRFLQGPATDRRVLDAMRRAVGLGEAFQGQIVNYRRDGSPYVIEWKLAPMRDSAGTVTHWVAVQREVIPAASDASAGVLAGVAAGAGAGAVAGATAGIPSLPERDIRQWLARHRANGSATDLEPGARDRIPFAKDLLVLVEAVTES from the coding sequence ATGTCGAAGCCCGTCGCTCCTACTCGCCCGCTCGATTCCATCTCGCTTCGCGCCCTCGAGTACTGCCCCGACGCCATCGTCGTGACGATGCCCGACATGGAGCTTCCTGGTCCGACGATCGTGTTCGTGAACAAGGCCTTCGAGCACCTAACGGGCTACAGCCGCTCGGAGGCGCTGGGGCGCAATCCACGCTTCCTCCAGGGGCCCGCCACGGATCGGCGCGTCCTCGACGCCATGCGACGCGCGGTGGGGCTGGGCGAGGCGTTCCAGGGCCAGATCGTGAACTATCGCCGGGACGGCTCGCCCTACGTCATCGAGTGGAAGCTCGCGCCCATGCGCGACTCGGCGGGGACGGTCACGCACTGGGTGGCAGTCCAGCGCGAAGTGATCCCCGCCGCGAGCGACGCGTCGGCGGGTGTGCTGGCAGGCGTTGCTGCTGGCGCTGGGGCCGGCGCCGTCGCTGGCGCGACCGCCGGCATACCCTCCCTCCCCGAGCGGGACATTCGGCAGTGGCTCGCGCGTCACCGTGCGAATGGCTCGGCCACGGACCTCGAGCCGGGCGCTCGCGATCGCATCCCGTTCGCCAAGGACCTGTTGGTGCTCGTGGAGGCGGTGACCGAGTCGTGA
- a CDS encoding metallophosphoesterase: protein MRLVHLSDLHLGYRQFQRQTAAGINQREADIATVFRGVVDRVIAIAPDVVVIAGDIFHNVRPPNPAILHAFAQFSRLTAALPSAIVVMVAGNHDSPRAVETGCILRLFTPLGIHVVDGEPQRLAFPDRDLSILAVPDTGVPHRVQLDPDASASRNVLVLHGEIAGILPAGAAHAERTAIEITPEELGAARWTYVALGHYHVFRQVAPNAYYCGSLDYTSANPWGEIAEEKAAKLPGKGFLEYDLTTGKRTFHPIKPARPLVDLPRIEGRGLSAPDIDAAIKANVARVPGGIEDKIVRQVVRDVPRHVAREIDHKLLRELKKRALHFHLDTRRPDLLRSSVGQGSAGRRASLMEMVRDKLRGRPLTSDIDRERLVERGLTYLAEAEQREGTAALGAAAAEPEA from the coding sequence ATGCGCCTCGTCCATCTCTCCGACCTGCACCTCGGATATCGCCAGTTCCAGCGGCAGACGGCCGCTGGGATCAACCAGCGCGAAGCCGACATCGCGACGGTGTTTCGCGGGGTGGTGGACCGTGTGATCGCGATCGCCCCCGACGTGGTGGTGATCGCCGGGGACATCTTTCACAACGTGCGACCGCCGAATCCGGCGATCCTGCATGCCTTCGCGCAGTTCTCGCGCCTCACGGCGGCGCTGCCGTCGGCGATCGTGGTGATGGTCGCCGGGAACCACGACTCGCCGCGCGCGGTCGAGACCGGGTGCATCCTGCGGCTCTTCACGCCGTTAGGCATCCACGTCGTGGATGGCGAGCCGCAGCGCCTGGCCTTCCCCGATCGCGACCTGTCCATCCTCGCCGTCCCCGACACCGGGGTGCCGCACCGCGTGCAGCTCGACCCGGACGCTTCCGCCAGTCGCAACGTCCTGGTGCTGCACGGCGAGATCGCGGGGATCCTTCCGGCGGGGGCCGCGCACGCCGAGCGGACGGCGATCGAGATCACCCCCGAGGAACTCGGCGCCGCTCGCTGGACGTATGTCGCGCTGGGGCACTACCACGTCTTCCGGCAGGTGGCGCCCAACGCCTATTACTGCGGGTCGCTCGACTACACGAGCGCCAACCCCTGGGGCGAGATCGCCGAGGAGAAGGCGGCCAAGCTCCCCGGGAAGGGCTTCCTCGAGTACGACCTCACGACCGGCAAGCGCACGTTCCATCCCATCAAGCCGGCGCGTCCGCTCGTGGACTTGCCGCGCATCGAGGGGCGCGGGCTGTCCGCGCCGGACATCGATGCGGCCATCAAGGCGAATGTTGCGCGCGTCCCCGGGGGGATCGAGGACAAGATCGTGCGGCAGGTGGTGCGCGACGTCCCGCGTCACGTGGCGCGGGAGATCGACCACAAGCTGCTGCGCGAGCTCAAGAAGCGCGCGCTGCACTTCCATCTCGACACGCGGCGTCCCGACCTCCTGCGCTCCAGCGTGGGGCAGGGGTCGGCCGGGCGGCGCGCGTCGTTGATGGAGATGGTGCGCGACAAGTTGCGCGGGCGCCCCCTCACCAGCGACATCGACAGGGAGCGGCTGGTGGAACGGGGGCTGACCTACCTCGCGGAAGCCGAACAGCGCGAGGGGACGGCGGCGTTAGGCGCGGCCGCGGCGGAGCCCGAGGCGTGA
- a CDS encoding SDR family oxidoreductase, whose translation MGGRTAVVTGASRGIGEAVARALAAGGARVVLLARHAPALEAIAAQVGGGAMAVPCDLTQASQVDAAVARITREIGTPDLLVNNAGSFALGAIGRMPPGDVEQMLQLNLLAPYRLLHAFVPAMRARGSGHVVTIGSVADRVAFPENAGYAAGKFGARAMHEVLRQELRGTGVRVSLVSPGPTDTPIWDPIDPDARPGFTPRARMLSAESVADAVLWVTTRPDGVNIDELRLSRS comes from the coding sequence ATGGGCGGGCGGACCGCGGTCGTCACCGGCGCCTCACGCGGGATCGGCGAGGCGGTGGCCCGCGCCCTTGCGGCTGGCGGAGCGCGCGTGGTGCTCCTGGCGCGCCACGCCCCGGCGCTCGAAGCCATCGCGGCGCAGGTGGGGGGCGGCGCGATGGCCGTCCCGTGCGACCTCACCCAGGCATCCCAGGTGGACGCGGCCGTCGCGCGCATCACGCGCGAGATCGGGACCCCCGACCTGCTCGTCAACAATGCCGGGAGCTTCGCCCTGGGGGCCATCGGACGCATGCCCCCCGGCGACGTGGAGCAGATGCTGCAGCTCAACCTCCTGGCGCCCTATCGGCTGCTGCATGCCTTCGTCCCGGCGATGCGCGCGCGCGGGAGCGGACACGTGGTCACGATCGGCTCGGTCGCGGACCGCGTCGCCTTTCCGGAGAACGCCGGCTACGCGGCGGGAAAGTTCGGCGCGCGCGCCATGCACGAGGTCCTGCGGCAGGAACTGCGCGGCACCGGCGTGCGTGTCTCGCTCGTCTCCCCCGGCCCTACCGATACCCCGATCTGGGATCCCATCGATCCCGATGCGCGCCCCGGCTTCACGCCGCGCGCACGGATGCTCTCGGCTGAGTCGGTCGCCGACGCCGTCCTGTGGGTGACGACACGCCCCGACGGTGTGAACATCGACGAGCTCCGACTGAGCCGCTCATAG